One genomic region from Candidatus Caldarchaeum subterraneum encodes:
- a CDS encoding molybdopterin oxidoreductase, iron-sulfur binding subunit has translation MSNGDQLKRRDVLVSVCAAGASLVLTGLATGVAEVGQESSGKRWAMVIDVSKCYGCYACLAACAAENNVPIGVFRTWIERYVTPGGGVVFVPKMCNHCEEPSCVEVCPVNATFKAPNGEVLVDDNVCIGCGACIQNCPYGARFFNPVKGVADKCTLCRHRIYEGKLPACVEACPTGARIFGDSNDPDSEVSKIVRESSFSRWKPWTGNKPMTFYIGLPEEANR, from the coding sequence ATGTCGAATGGTGACCAGTTGAAAAGACGTGACGTGTTGGTTTCGGTCTGTGCAGCGGGTGCTTCGCTGGTTTTAACTGGTCTTGCTACGGGTGTTGCGGAGGTAGGCCAAGAGTCTTCTGGGAAGAGGTGGGCTATGGTTATAGATGTTTCTAAGTGTTATGGCTGTTATGCGTGTCTTGCAGCCTGCGCGGCTGAGAACAACGTTCCAATAGGTGTTTTCAGGACATGGATCGAGAGATATGTCACACCTGGGGGAGGCGTAGTATTCGTCCCCAAGATGTGTAACCATTGCGAAGAGCCCTCATGCGTTGAAGTATGTCCGGTTAACGCAACCTTCAAAGCACCCAACGGCGAGGTCCTAGTTGACGATAACGTCTGCATAGGCTGTGGCGCATGCATCCAGAACTGTCCATACGGCGCCCGTTTCTTCAACCCGGTTAAGGGTGTCGCCGACAAGTGCACTCTATGTCGACACCGGATATATGAGGGTAAGCTGCCTGCATGCGTTGAGGCATGTCCAACAGGGGCACGAATCTTCGGAGACTCGAACGACCCAGACAGTGAGGTCTCAAAAATCGTCCGAGAAAGCTCTTTCTCACGATGGAAGCCGTGGACAG
- a CDS encoding small subunit ribosomal protein S12 — protein sequence MGNGEFAARHLKQVRNRFRWAKRDYRIRMLNLKEKTDPLEGAPMARGIVIQKVGIESRQPNSAVRKCVRVQLIKNSKVITAFLPGDGALNVVDEHDEVIVEGIGGSMGKSMGDLPGVRYKVTMVNGAPLDLLVTGEVKKPKR from the coding sequence ATGGGCAACGGAGAATTCGCTGCGAGACATCTTAAGCAGGTTAGGAACAGGTTTAGGTGGGCGAAGCGAGATTACCGCATAAGAATGCTCAACCTCAAGGAGAAGACAGACCCTCTCGAGGGGGCGCCGATGGCCCGTGGCATCGTGATACAGAAAGTGGGTATTGAGTCGCGTCAGCCCAACTCAGCCGTCCGCAAATGCGTCCGCGTCCAGCTCATCAAAAACAGCAAAGTCATAACCGCGTTCCTACCAGGCGACGGAGCCCTAAACGTCGTAGACGAACACGACGAAGTAATCGTCGAAGGTATCGGCGGCTCCATGGGCAAATCCATGGGAGACCTCCCCGGCGTAAGATACAAAGTAACAATGGTGAACGGAGCACCCCTCGACCTACTCGTAACGGGGGAGGTAAAGAAACCCAAGCGATAA
- a CDS encoding molybdenum cofactor biosynthesis protein A — MYQKSLYSVAYLIFASLQPLVDGFGRVARKLRLSVTDRCNFRCDFCMPLHPVWIPHKEILTYEEMARVIRILVGMNVTKVRLSGGEPLMRRDLEKGVKLISSIPGVETISMTTNGYFLEEKAAQLKEAGLQSVTVSLHSLKPERFEKIVGRKDVFSKVLDGLREAKKVGLQPIKINCVVTRGCNDDEILDFVELGRQSGFSIRFIEYMPFDGRHLWDVSRLVPGMEIIEKIREKYGLVELPREPGSTAVVYEFADGADGNVAVITSMTKPFCGDCDRIRLTADGKIVPCLFSRDEYDVKGLLRGGASDEEIAAFIRESFRKKFAGVETLIKAKGFVPHVRPMHTIGG, encoded by the coding sequence GTGTATCAAAAATCTCTTTATAGCGTCGCGTACCTTATCTTTGCTAGTTTGCAGCCGCTGGTAGATGGGTTCGGTAGGGTGGCGAGGAAGCTCCGTCTCTCGGTCACCGATAGATGCAACTTCCGATGCGATTTCTGCATGCCTCTTCACCCCGTCTGGATACCTCATAAGGAGATTCTTACCTATGAGGAGATGGCGCGTGTGATCAGAATACTCGTAGGCATGAATGTTACCAAGGTTCGGCTGAGCGGTGGCGAGCCTCTGATGAGACGTGACTTGGAGAAGGGCGTGAAGCTCATCAGCAGCATACCCGGCGTCGAGACAATCTCGATGACAACCAACGGCTACTTTCTGGAGGAAAAGGCGGCGCAGCTCAAAGAAGCAGGACTCCAAAGCGTCACAGTAAGCCTCCACAGCCTCAAGCCCGAAAGGTTTGAAAAAATAGTTGGACGAAAGGATGTTTTCTCGAAAGTGTTGGACGGGCTTAGGGAGGCGAAGAAGGTTGGACTGCAGCCCATCAAGATAAACTGCGTCGTAACCCGTGGCTGCAACGACGACGAGATACTAGACTTCGTGGAGCTTGGCCGCCAGTCAGGTTTCTCCATCAGGTTCATAGAATACATGCCTTTCGACGGTAGACATCTATGGGATGTTTCACGGCTTGTGCCCGGCATGGAGATAATAGAGAAGATACGTGAAAAGTATGGGTTGGTTGAGCTGCCGCGTGAACCGGGAAGCACGGCGGTGGTTTACGAATTCGCCGACGGAGCTGATGGAAACGTCGCCGTCATCACAAGCATGACCAAGCCTTTCTGCGGCGACTGTGACAGAATAAGGCTAACAGCCGATGGAAAAATCGTGCCATGTCTCTTCAGCAGAGACGAGTATGATGTGAAGGGGCTTCTGCGCGGCGGGGCCTCGGACGAGGAGATAGCCGCTTTTATCAGGGAGAGTTTTAGGAAAAAGTTCGCGGGTGTCGAGACGCTTATTAAGGCTAAAGGGTTTGTGCCTCATGTGAGGCCGATGCACACCATCGGCGGATAG
- a CDS encoding cytochrome b/b6 domain-containing protein — MSQQKTEAGPLGRVFDEFVKWLVERLERTPIVTFRFQIPRVAVSPFGYLGTLTAIVFLLLGVTGALLMLYYRPDVTQAYNSVKQIQDGIAFGFFIRNIHYHASNAMVFLAIAHLFYQYFSGRFKVKNEVIWVTGIILGTVTVIEAFTGYDLILNQRAMLAVNIAVGLTNSAPFLGAQLAPLLLGGGLYDLIIRFYALHVFILPMVMLLLVLVHFPRNLVFDPPVVAGVIGAILIAGGLYPVDLGIKYDPTRGIVEVPEWYLTGIYAFLRTGLERFTAGAFLPLLFILFFLLIPFVDRSKKLSWKERPFFTAAGISSLVLIAVTTVWGFYTTPRVDAFTAVYIEPLIFYPLLAFLVAASFIISYKFIAPPPSAHPQKPPVRTRPITFQLPYPWAVRIIMGLLAVIGILSLVAFQNYLEGLKNLSLFNLGVVVMLFGAIAHVYRHAMQAVK, encoded by the coding sequence ATGTCTCAGCAGAAGACCGAGGCAGGGCCGCTGGGCCGTGTGTTTGACGAGTTTGTCAAATGGCTTGTGGAGAGGCTTGAGAGAACACCGATTGTAACCTTCAGGTTCCAAATACCACGGGTCGCGGTCAGTCCCTTCGGATACCTCGGCACGTTAACGGCAATTGTTTTTCTGCTCCTCGGAGTCACTGGAGCTCTTCTAATGTTATACTACAGACCCGATGTCACACAGGCCTACAACAGTGTGAAACAGATTCAAGACGGTATAGCCTTCGGCTTCTTCATCCGAAACATCCACTACCACGCCTCAAACGCGATGGTCTTCCTCGCCATCGCCCACCTCTTCTACCAATACTTCAGCGGAAGATTCAAGGTCAAGAACGAGGTTATATGGGTGACTGGAATTATTCTAGGAACCGTGACCGTAATCGAGGCTTTCACAGGATACGACCTCATACTCAACCAGAGAGCGATGCTGGCGGTCAACATCGCCGTCGGACTCACAAACTCCGCGCCCTTCCTTGGGGCCCAGCTTGCGCCTCTTCTTCTCGGCGGCGGTCTCTACGACCTCATAATCAGGTTCTACGCTCTGCATGTCTTCATCCTCCCCATGGTTATGCTTCTCCTAGTCCTCGTCCATTTCCCACGTAACCTAGTCTTCGACCCGCCAGTCGTCGCAGGCGTCATAGGCGCGATTTTGATAGCGGGTGGGCTCTATCCCGTCGACCTTGGGATAAAGTATGACCCGACAAGGGGGATCGTGGAGGTGCCGGAGTGGTATCTCACCGGTATCTACGCGTTTCTGAGGACGGGGCTTGAGAGGTTTACAGCGGGCGCTTTCCTCCCCCTACTGTTCATCCTATTCTTCCTCCTGATACCTTTCGTCGACCGCTCCAAAAAACTCAGCTGGAAAGAGAGGCCCTTCTTCACGGCGGCGGGAATATCTTCACTAGTCCTCATAGCTGTGACAACCGTCTGGGGCTTCTACACCACGCCGCGGGTCGACGCCTTCACGGCAGTATACATCGAGCCCCTGATCTTCTACCCGCTGCTGGCTTTCCTCGTGGCCGCATCCTTCATCATAAGCTACAAGTTCATCGCGCCACCACCATCGGCGCATCCACAGAAGCCCCCTGTCAGAACAAGGCCCATAACCTTCCAGCTCCCCTACCCATGGGCTGTGAGGATAATCATGGGCCTCCTAGCAGTCATAGGCATTCTCTCTCTCGTCGCTTTCCAAAACTATCTCGAAGGCCTCAAAAACCTCTCTCTCTTCAACCTAGGCGTCGTCGTGATGCTCTTCGGAGCAATCGCACATGTTTACAGGCATGCGATGCAGGCGGTCAAATAA
- a CDS encoding aspartate carbamoyltransferase catalytic subunit: MLRVLKHVISAKQFDRDTLADLFSTAKALKNRLSEKRGLKLAVDRILMTVFLEPSTRTRLSFVYAMKRLGGEVVDFGPEEVTSRAKGETFEDTMRMLDGYAPDVIVLRSREVGAAEKASKIVRCSVINAGDGWNEHPTQALLDVYTIWEELGKVDGLRIAIMGDLRYGRTPSSLSYLLAKYRDITFHYVAPPQLQIREEVLKEVSHHDVHQHSRLEEIRDEVDVLYVTRLQKERLGDENLYQQLRGSYVVTVDLLKKLKKIPLIMHPLPRVDELSTEVDALPQAKYFQQAENGVYVRAALLTKLLNLDTSSLQRS, encoded by the coding sequence TTGCTCAGGGTGTTGAAGCACGTCATCTCGGCTAAGCAGTTCGACCGCGATACACTTGCTGATTTGTTCTCGACTGCGAAGGCTTTGAAGAACAGGTTATCGGAGAAGAGGGGTTTGAAGCTTGCTGTCGACAGGATTTTGATGACGGTGTTTCTGGAGCCTAGCACGAGGACGCGGCTGAGCTTTGTCTACGCCATGAAGCGGCTGGGAGGCGAGGTTGTCGACTTCGGGCCCGAGGAAGTGACAAGCAGGGCTAAGGGCGAGACCTTCGAGGACACTATGCGGATGCTAGACGGATACGCTCCGGATGTGATTGTTCTCAGAAGCCGTGAAGTCGGGGCCGCTGAGAAGGCATCGAAAATCGTCAGATGCAGCGTCATCAACGCGGGTGATGGCTGGAACGAGCATCCCACCCAGGCGCTCCTCGATGTCTACACCATTTGGGAGGAGCTGGGAAAGGTGGATGGACTCAGGATAGCGATTATGGGTGACCTAAGATATGGTAGAACACCCAGCAGCCTCTCCTACCTTCTAGCAAAATATCGAGACATCACCTTCCACTACGTCGCTCCGCCTCAGCTCCAAATCCGCGAAGAGGTGTTGAAGGAGGTCTCCCATCACGATGTTCATCAGCATAGCAGGCTTGAGGAGATAAGGGATGAGGTTGACGTGCTTTATGTGACGAGGCTTCAGAAAGAGCGGCTTGGCGATGAGAACCTGTATCAACAGCTGAGGGGAAGCTACGTCGTCACCGTCGACCTATTGAAGAAACTCAAGAAAATCCCCTTGATAATGCATCCCCTGCCGCGTGTCGATGAGTTGTCAACCGAGGTGGATGCTCTGCCTCAGGCCAAGTATTTCCAGCAGGCGGAGAACGGTGTATACGTCCGCGCCGCCCTTCTTACAAAATTGCTCAACCTCGACACATCAAGCCTTCAGAGAAGCTAA
- a CDS encoding pyruvate ferredoxin oxidoreductase, beta subunit gives MTRYRTLRDFPVEEYLSPGATMCAGCGAMLVLRAFHKVLGPDVVFVNAAGCLTLLQVYPYTPNKSSWMYTAFASAPAGAQGIRDALDILIEKGRVNSIEDLKVVVVTGDGAAYDIGLQSTSGAIERGLDFYYLVYDNEAYGNTGFQKSGATPYGSATATTPPTERNPTGYTGAKKDLFEIWRSHKPPYIATVAPSHMVDMLRKIETASQFKGPKLFIAFSSCPTGWGFDPSLSVRISRLAVECGVWPLKESVYGKVRHTYIPTVLKPVEEYLRHQNRFRHLFTPRKQEQAIASIQEQVNNYWLEAAQNEGFRITVAKPVTITPP, from the coding sequence TTGACGCGGTACAGGACGTTGAGAGATTTTCCGGTTGAAGAGTATCTCTCTCCCGGTGCTACGATGTGCGCGGGATGCGGTGCGATGCTTGTGCTCCGCGCTTTTCACAAGGTTCTGGGGCCCGACGTAGTCTTCGTCAACGCGGCCGGCTGCCTAACCCTGCTACAGGTTTATCCCTACACGCCGAACAAGTCAAGCTGGATGTACACGGCCTTCGCCTCTGCTCCCGCTGGTGCTCAGGGGATACGTGACGCATTAGACATTCTAATCGAGAAGGGACGGGTAAACAGTATTGAGGACCTTAAAGTGGTCGTGGTAACGGGCGACGGAGCGGCCTATGACATCGGCCTGCAGTCTACATCAGGCGCGATAGAGAGAGGCCTCGACTTCTACTACCTCGTCTACGACAACGAGGCATATGGCAACACAGGTTTTCAGAAAAGCGGGGCAACACCCTACGGCTCGGCCACGGCAACCACACCCCCTACGGAAAGAAATCCAACAGGTTACACAGGTGCAAAGAAAGACCTGTTCGAGATTTGGCGAAGCCACAAGCCCCCCTACATAGCCACTGTAGCTCCCTCGCACATGGTGGACATGCTTAGAAAAATCGAGACCGCCTCACAGTTCAAAGGCCCCAAGCTCTTCATAGCGTTTTCATCCTGTCCAACAGGCTGGGGGTTTGACCCTTCGCTCTCGGTTAGAATCTCGAGGCTGGCGGTGGAGTGCGGAGTCTGGCCTCTGAAGGAATCCGTCTACGGAAAAGTCCGCCACACATACATCCCAACAGTTCTGAAACCCGTCGAAGAATATCTCAGACATCAAAACAGGTTCAGACATCTCTTCACGCCGAGGAAACAGGAGCAGGCGATAGCAAGCATACAGGAACAAGTCAACAACTATTGGCTCGAAGCCGCCCAGAACGAGGGCTTCAGGATAACGGTCGCAAAACCCGTGACCATAACACCGCCTTAG
- a CDS encoding pyruvate ferredoxin oxidoreductase, alpha subunit: MREVDMLTGNAAAAWAARIADVDYIPAYPITPQTEIIETLASWISQGLMKAKLVQLESEHSMLTAAGTASLSGARVFTATSSQGLLYGFEMLYNIAGWRAPLVLVNVSRAVAAPITLEPDHNDVLAARDSGFIQLHAEKCQEVLDLILIAYRVAEDHRVMLPVIVNMDGFYLSFTREPVYIPSKTDVEEFLPPYNPPHPFRAGRPVVKGPAVLGGHIYAYFKHNIHESLLRASDVFKEAAAKFREMWGRAHSPVEGFLLDDAEYVLVVTNSFTSIARKAVVRLREKGIPAGLVKLVMLRPFPSPDIVEKLRGRKAVAVFDQNISPGLGGIIYNEVAAALYHVKNRPETLLSAIGGVGGKYTTVEEFEHVFHMLMHPEKTQPGKPVFLFRADELAHVQTALRLAGHIGDEA; the protein is encoded by the coding sequence TTGCGTGAAGTCGATATGTTGACGGGAAACGCGGCCGCTGCTTGGGCCGCTCGCATAGCCGATGTCGACTACATCCCAGCCTATCCGATCACGCCTCAGACCGAGATAATCGAGACGCTCGCCAGCTGGATAAGCCAAGGGTTGATGAAGGCGAAGCTTGTTCAACTCGAATCTGAGCATAGCATGCTCACGGCTGCGGGCACAGCTTCCCTATCTGGGGCGAGAGTCTTCACAGCCACCTCGAGCCAAGGTCTTCTCTACGGCTTCGAGATGCTCTACAATATCGCGGGCTGGCGTGCTCCGCTTGTGCTGGTGAATGTCTCGAGAGCCGTTGCCGCCCCCATCACATTAGAGCCTGACCACAACGATGTTCTCGCCGCACGTGACAGCGGCTTCATCCAGCTTCATGCGGAGAAGTGTCAAGAGGTTCTCGACCTGATTCTAATCGCCTACCGTGTTGCAGAGGACCATAGAGTGATGCTGCCCGTGATAGTCAACATGGATGGGTTCTACCTTAGCTTCACACGCGAGCCTGTTTACATACCGTCGAAAACCGATGTCGAGGAATTTCTACCACCATACAATCCTCCACATCCCTTCCGAGCGGGTAGGCCTGTCGTCAAGGGCCCTGCGGTCCTAGGAGGACACATATACGCATACTTTAAACACAACATCCATGAATCACTACTCAGAGCAAGCGATGTTTTCAAAGAGGCTGCGGCAAAGTTTAGGGAGATGTGGGGCAGGGCTCACAGCCCTGTTGAGGGTTTTCTCCTCGACGACGCCGAATATGTGTTAGTTGTCACAAACTCCTTCACAAGCATCGCCAGAAAAGCTGTTGTAAGGCTTCGGGAGAAAGGTATTCCCGCTGGGCTGGTCAAGCTCGTGATGCTGAGGCCCTTCCCCAGCCCAGACATCGTGGAAAAGCTGCGCGGCAGAAAAGCGGTCGCGGTATTCGACCAGAACATCTCCCCCGGGCTAGGAGGCATAATCTACAACGAGGTAGCCGCCGCCCTATACCATGTCAAAAACAGGCCCGAGACCCTTCTTTCAGCGATAGGAGGTGTCGGAGGAAAGTATACAACGGTTGAGGAGTTCGAGCATGTTTTCCACATGCTGATGCATCCGGAGAAAACACAGCCGGGCAAACCTGTTTTCCTCTTCAGGGCGGACGAGCTTGCCCATGTCCAGACAGCTCTCCGCCTCGCCGGTCACATAGGTGATGAAGCTTGA